A region from the Medicago truncatula cultivar Jemalong A17 chromosome 6, MtrunA17r5.0-ANR, whole genome shotgun sequence genome encodes:
- the LOC112417849 gene encoding classical arabinogalactan protein 1-like, with the protein MASSKTAVLMLLVALLLSSAVARSSPNSSPFPSPAISPSENSPVASPSPSNSPTPSPAISPSANSTAASAPEPVKSSPSPSPSAINSRPSPQASPAATPAITPSSISTPPSKAPSTSTNDAAALNRFTVAGSTAVVVFIAALMM; encoded by the exons ATGGCTTCTTCCAAAACCGCTGTGTTGATGCTTTTGGTTGCACTGTTGCTCAGTTCCGCCGTTGCTAGATCATCCCCCAACTCTTCTCCGTTTCCATCACCTGCTATTTCTCCCTCAGAAAATTCACCAGTGGCCTCTCCTTCACCATCTAATTCTCCCA CACCATCGCCTGCGATTTCTCCCTCAGCTAACTCAACCGCGGCGTCTGCTCCTGAACCTGTGAAGAGCAGTccttctccttcaccatctgcCATCAACTCTAGACCATCTCCTCAAGCTTCCCCCGCAGCCACCCCTGCTATTACTCCATCGTCCATCTCTACCCCTCCATCTAAAGCACCATCAACGTCCACAAACGACGCCGCCGCTTTGAACAGATTTACAGTTGCCGGATCTACTGCTGTCGTGGTTTTCATTGCTGCTTTGATGATGTAG